In Methylacidiphilum infernorum V4, a single window of DNA contains:
- a CDS encoding DNA methyltransferase, with protein sequence MKCSKQQLFPSIDEGEKPVECLGLTFPNEKVRREFFLDKLRQKLQDPKFRQFPGFPDASDEDILALSDPPYYTACPNPFIEDFIRHYGKPYEPGSSYSKEPLAVDVTEGKNDPLYRLPAYHTKVPPKAIQHYLLHYTEPGDIVLDAFCGTGMTGVACLLLEHPDHELAATMDTDSKWGKRHAILIDLSPAATFIASVMNAPLPPKLAEGPDGDLGQIIQRDIIPLYLTDWDGKEVSFNYAVWSDWGECPECGHIFRLYDIVIDYKHHRMLPEYNCPNCGFTIRSDRQKKAFTTEFDPWLNRPTKIAKTTMVLVSMKIGNRTIRREATHADTQLAASVGENHVLITPTELPYSHMTHERNNLPEYWGITHIHHFYTRRNYLALARVATIGNQDLKRAALFAVLTILENNATRRNRFYVDARRPQGSPVGPLSNTLYVPTLQVETNIGIKLLSMLKQIAKLRNKWVIGRSFVSTQSATQLFQIPDNSVDFIFTDPPFGGNINYSEQNYLAEWWLRVFTNKINEAITNPAQKKGLFEYQQIMTRCFCEYYRVLKPGRWMVMVFHNSSNAIWAAIQQALEAAGFVVATVAVLDKVHSTLHQDHKAAAVDKDLAITVYKPNGGLEERFKLIAGTKEGVWYFIRMHLKQLPVFVSKDGKAEVIAERQNYLLFDRMVAFHVQRGVTVPLSVAEFYAGLAKCFPERDGMYFLPEQAAEYDKKRMKVKEVLHLQLFVTDEASAIQWLKQQLTRKPQTFQELHPQFLKEIGGWQKHEKPLELSELLEQNFLRYDGKGEVPSQIHSYLSSNFKELRNLPKDHERLRAKAKDRWYIPDPNKAVDLEKLRERALLHEFEEYRQSKQKCLKVFRLEAVRAGFKKAWQEHDYATIIAVARKIPDNVLQEDTKLLMWYDQAVTRMGGEV encoded by the coding sequence ATGAAATGTTCTAAACAGCAACTCTTTCCCTCTATAGACGAGGGTGAGAAGCCGGTTGAGTGCCTAGGTCTGACTTTTCCCAACGAAAAGGTGCGGCGCGAGTTTTTTCTCGACAAGTTACGCCAGAAGCTTCAGGATCCCAAGTTTCGTCAATTTCCAGGTTTCCCTGACGCTAGCGACGAGGACATATTAGCTCTTTCCGATCCGCCGTATTATACGGCATGCCCAAACCCCTTTATCGAAGATTTTATAAGGCACTATGGTAAGCCCTACGAACCGGGCAGTTCTTATAGCAAGGAACCTTTAGCAGTAGATGTCACGGAGGGTAAGAATGACCCCCTGTATCGTCTGCCAGCTTATCATACAAAGGTCCCTCCAAAGGCTATTCAACACTACCTGCTCCACTATACGGAGCCTGGTGACATTGTCCTGGACGCTTTTTGCGGCACCGGAATGACGGGAGTAGCCTGCCTCTTGCTTGAACACCCTGATCATGAACTTGCCGCCACGATGGACACCGACTCCAAATGGGGTAAGCGTCATGCAATACTCATAGATCTGTCTCCTGCCGCGACGTTCATAGCCAGTGTAATGAATGCGCCTTTGCCGCCAAAGTTGGCAGAAGGACCTGATGGAGATCTAGGCCAGATTATTCAACGCGATATCATTCCCCTGTATCTGACCGATTGGGATGGAAAAGAAGTTTCATTTAACTACGCAGTTTGGAGCGATTGGGGAGAATGCCCGGAATGCGGGCATATCTTTCGTCTATATGATATTGTGATTGATTATAAGCATCACAGAATGTTGCCTGAGTATAACTGCCCCAACTGTGGATTTACGATCCGGTCGGATAGACAAAAAAAGGCATTTACAACAGAGTTTGATCCCTGGCTCAACAGACCCACAAAGATAGCCAAAACCACAATGGTTCTCGTCTCTATGAAAATAGGAAATCGCACTATTCGACGAGAAGCCACACACGCCGATACGCAATTAGCTGCTTCCGTTGGTGAAAATCATGTCTTAATTACGCCTACAGAACTTCCTTACTCGCACATGACACATGAGCGGAACAACCTTCCTGAATACTGGGGGATCACCCACATACATCATTTCTACACAAGACGCAACTACCTCGCTCTCGCGCGTGTAGCAACTATTGGGAATCAAGACCTGAAACGAGCTGCTCTGTTTGCTGTATTGACGATACTGGAGAATAATGCCACTCGACGCAATCGTTTTTATGTAGATGCAAGGCGTCCCCAAGGATCCCCTGTTGGTCCATTGTCAAATACACTCTATGTTCCGACACTGCAGGTCGAAACAAATATCGGAATAAAGCTGTTATCCATGCTGAAGCAAATAGCTAAATTGAGAAACAAGTGGGTCATCGGGCGATCCTTTGTTTCCACGCAAAGTGCTACACAGCTTTTCCAAATTCCCGACAACTCCGTAGATTTTATATTCACCGACCCGCCTTTCGGGGGGAACATCAATTATTCAGAGCAAAACTATTTGGCAGAGTGGTGGTTGAGAGTATTTACAAACAAGATCAACGAAGCCATCACTAATCCCGCCCAGAAGAAGGGGCTATTCGAATACCAACAGATAATGACGCGTTGTTTCTGTGAGTATTACCGCGTTCTAAAACCAGGTCGATGGATGGTGATGGTATTTCACAACTCATCCAACGCGATATGGGCTGCCATACAGCAAGCTCTTGAGGCGGCAGGGTTTGTTGTCGCAACCGTAGCAGTATTAGACAAGGTTCACTCAACACTCCATCAAGACCACAAGGCAGCTGCGGTAGACAAAGACTTAGCCATAACAGTTTACAAACCCAACGGCGGCCTTGAGGAAAGGTTCAAGCTGATCGCAGGTACCAAGGAAGGCGTATGGTACTTCATCCGCATGCACCTAAAGCAACTGCCTGTGTTCGTCTCAAAGGACGGCAAGGCGGAGGTCATCGCCGAGCGGCAGAACTACCTGCTCTTCGACCGCATGGTGGCCTTCCATGTCCAGCGTGGCGTGACGGTGCCGCTCTCCGTGGCGGAGTTCTACGCCGGTCTCGCCAAGTGCTTCCCGGAACGCGACGGGATGTACTTCCTGCCCGAGCAGGCGGCGGAGTACGACAAGAAGCGGATGAAGGTAAAGGAGGTCCTGCATCTCCAGCTCTTCGTCACCGACGAGGCCTCCGCCATACAGTGGCTCAAGCAGCAGCTCACCAGGAAGCCGCAGACCTTCCAGGAGCTTCATCCGCAGTTCCTCAAGGAGATCGGCGGCTGGCAGAAGCACGAGAAGCCGCTCGAGCTCTCCGAGCTGCTGGAGCAGAACTTCCTTCGCTACGACGGTAAGGGCGAGGTGCCGAGCCAGATCCACAGCTACCTCTCCAGCAACTTCAAGGAGCTGCGCAACCTCCCCAAGGATCACGAGCGCCTCCGGGCCAAGGCCAAGGACCGCTGGTACATCCCGGATCCGAACAAGGCCGTCGACCTGGAAAAGCTCCGCGAGCGGGCCCTACTGCACGAGTTCGAGGAGTACCGCCAGTCCAAGCAGAAGTGCCTGAAGGTGTTCCGCCTCGAGGCCGTCCGTGCCGGCTTCAAGAAGGCATGGCAGGAGCACGACTACGCCACCATCATTGCCGTGGCACGCAAGATCCCCGATAATGTCCTCCAGGAGGATACCAAGCTCCTCATGTGGTACGACCAGGCGGTGACAAGGATGGGAGGAGAGGTATGA
- a CDS encoding DUF6079 family protein translates to MRYGELIQFEPIESVVQLRDADEAARARQLVSTYVISNEMAERLTGLVIPQLQFDQPVDNKGLLVVGNYGTGKSHLMSVISSIAEHADLLSALGNAQVAQAAERIAGKFKVIRTEIGATTMSLRDIIVGELEEHLAAMGVTYPFPDASQVVSNKRAFEEMMAAFHQEYSDHGLLLVVDELLDYLRTRKDQELILDLNFLREVGEVCKDLRFRFMAGVQEAIFDSPRFAFVADSIRRVKDRFEQVLIARKDVKFVVAERLLKKTGEQQTKIREHLTPFAKFYGRMIERMDEFVRLFPVHPDYIDTFERVRTAEKREVLKTLSRACENLLDQELPEDRPGLIAYDSYWANLLDNPSFRTDPDIKAVIDCSQVLESRIKQAFTRPAYKDMALRIIHALSVHRLTTADIYAPLGATAEELRDALCLYQPGIEGLGGDPADDLLSQVETVLREIHKTVSGQFISSNPDNRQYYLDLKKTDDFDALIEKRAESIDDSQLDRYYYEALKRVMECTDQTYVTGYKIWQHELQWLERKAARQGYLFFGAPNERSTAVPPRDFYLYFIQPFDPPHFKDEKKADEVFFRLTKKDEEFRTALRNYAAALDLASTSSGHAKATYESKANGFLRDLVGWLQKHMTDAFEVTYQGRTKSLVERAKGKSIRELSGLASFERINFRDLVNTIAGDVLETHFRDQAPDYPYFSVLITGQNREQASEDALRAIAGQNRTKQATAVLDALELLDGERLDPNRSKYARHIMDILKKKGHGQVVNRSELIQEVYGVEYFAPDKGYRLEPEWAVVVLAALVYSGELVLSIPGKKFDATGLPQLAATSIDELVRFKHVERPKDWNLPVLKALFELFGLAPGMVQLVTQGKEEPVQQLQKTISEVVEKLVLVQQSLQSGLTFWGRNLLAEEKAAQQRDRLDQTKNFLESLQAYSSPGKLKNFRYDVQDVERHEYGLKVLSEIASLRELVRELGPVASYLSTAEAVLPIDHEWVEQMKKTRDAVLVQVSDPSQHTSSTFRQQTLCKLTDLKKSYVQAYLAMHTRARLGVNEDKRKSTLMGDERLKTLSKLSTIDLMPRQHLIDFQKRLDGLKSCSTLTEQDLDASPVCPHCGFRPGTEAPAAHAAAELEQMDTELDKLLEEWTQTLLDNLEDPTTRVNFNLLKPEPRKLVDVFLKERKLPDEIGQDFIHALKEVLSGLVKVAVKTEDLRIALIKGGSPATLAEMKKRFEEYLDELTKGKEPGKVRIVLE, encoded by the coding sequence ATGAGATATGGAGAATTGATCCAGTTCGAGCCCATAGAGTCCGTAGTCCAGCTACGAGATGCGGATGAGGCCGCAAGGGCCAGGCAGCTGGTCAGCACCTATGTCATCTCCAACGAGATGGCCGAGAGGCTGACCGGCCTTGTGATCCCCCAGCTTCAGTTCGACCAGCCCGTCGATAACAAGGGGCTGCTTGTCGTGGGCAACTACGGCACCGGTAAGTCACACCTGATGTCGGTGATCTCCAGCATCGCCGAGCACGCGGACCTGCTTTCTGCCCTGGGCAACGCACAGGTGGCACAAGCCGCGGAGCGGATCGCCGGCAAGTTCAAGGTGATCCGCACCGAGATCGGGGCCACCACCATGTCGCTGCGGGACATCATCGTCGGCGAGCTGGAGGAGCACCTGGCCGCCATGGGCGTGACCTACCCCTTCCCGGATGCCAGCCAGGTCGTGAGCAACAAGCGGGCCTTCGAGGAGATGATGGCCGCGTTCCACCAGGAGTATTCGGACCATGGCCTGCTCCTGGTCGTGGATGAGCTGCTGGACTATCTCCGCACCCGCAAGGACCAGGAGCTGATCCTCGACCTCAACTTCCTCCGCGAGGTGGGCGAGGTCTGTAAGGATCTGCGCTTTCGCTTCATGGCGGGAGTACAGGAGGCCATATTCGACAGCCCCCGTTTCGCCTTCGTGGCCGACAGCATCCGCCGGGTCAAGGACCGCTTCGAACAGGTCCTCATCGCCCGCAAGGACGTGAAGTTCGTCGTCGCCGAGCGCCTGCTCAAGAAGACCGGCGAGCAACAGACCAAGATTCGCGAGCATCTCACACCGTTCGCCAAGTTCTACGGCCGAATGATCGAGCGGATGGACGAGTTCGTCCGCCTCTTCCCGGTCCATCCCGACTACATCGACACCTTCGAACGCGTCAGGACGGCGGAGAAACGCGAGGTGCTCAAGACCCTATCGAGGGCCTGTGAGAATCTGCTCGACCAGGAGTTGCCGGAGGACCGGCCCGGTCTCATCGCCTACGACAGCTACTGGGCGAACCTGCTCGATAATCCCTCCTTTCGCACCGACCCGGATATCAAGGCGGTGATCGATTGCAGCCAGGTGCTCGAGTCCCGAATCAAGCAGGCATTCACCCGGCCGGCGTATAAGGACATGGCACTCCGCATCATCCACGCGCTCTCGGTCCACCGGCTGACGACCGCAGACATCTACGCACCTCTGGGTGCCACGGCCGAAGAGCTGCGCGACGCGCTCTGTCTCTACCAGCCCGGCATTGAGGGCCTGGGCGGAGATCCGGCTGACGACCTCTTGTCCCAGGTGGAAACGGTCCTGCGCGAGATCCACAAGACAGTCAGCGGCCAGTTCATCTCCTCTAACCCGGATAACCGGCAGTATTACCTGGATCTCAAGAAGACCGACGACTTCGACGCACTAATCGAGAAGCGCGCCGAGAGCATCGATGATTCCCAGCTCGACCGCTACTACTACGAGGCCCTGAAACGGGTCATGGAGTGCACCGACCAGACCTACGTCACCGGCTACAAGATCTGGCAGCACGAGCTACAATGGCTGGAGCGCAAGGCGGCAAGACAAGGATATCTCTTCTTCGGTGCTCCCAACGAGCGCTCGACGGCTGTACCGCCCCGTGATTTTTACCTCTACTTCATCCAGCCGTTCGATCCACCGCACTTCAAGGACGAGAAGAAGGCCGACGAAGTGTTCTTTCGCCTGACCAAAAAGGACGAAGAGTTTCGCACCGCGCTGAGGAACTACGCCGCGGCGCTGGACCTCGCGTCCACCTCGAGCGGCCACGCCAAGGCCACCTACGAGTCCAAGGCCAATGGATTCCTGCGGGACCTGGTGGGCTGGCTGCAGAAGCACATGACCGATGCCTTCGAGGTAACCTACCAGGGACGCACCAAGTCGCTGGTAGAACGGGCCAAGGGCAAATCCATCCGCGAGCTTTCCGGGCTTGCTTCCTTCGAGCGGATCAACTTCCGTGACCTGGTGAACACTATCGCCGGCGATGTCCTGGAAACACACTTTCGGGACCAGGCTCCCGACTATCCCTACTTCTCGGTGCTCATCACGGGCCAAAACCGCGAGCAGGCATCCGAGGACGCCCTGCGCGCCATTGCTGGACAGAATCGCACAAAGCAGGCGACCGCCGTGCTCGACGCCCTGGAGCTCCTCGATGGCGAGCGGCTCGATCCGAACCGCTCCAAGTACGCGAGGCACATCATGGACATCCTCAAGAAGAAGGGGCATGGCCAGGTGGTCAACCGCTCGGAGCTGATCCAGGAGGTCTACGGCGTCGAGTACTTCGCACCGGACAAGGGCTACCGTCTGGAGCCCGAATGGGCTGTCGTGGTCCTGGCTGCGCTGGTCTACTCCGGTGAGCTGGTGCTATCGATTCCCGGCAAGAAGTTTGACGCCACCGGGCTGCCGCAACTGGCCGCGACGAGCATCGACGAGCTGGTCCGCTTCAAGCACGTCGAACGGCCCAAGGACTGGAACTTGCCCGTGCTCAAGGCACTCTTCGAACTTTTCGGACTAGCACCGGGCATGGTGCAACTCGTCACCCAGGGCAAGGAAGAGCCGGTCCAGCAGCTCCAGAAAACTATCTCCGAGGTTGTGGAGAAGCTGGTCCTGGTCCAGCAGAGCCTGCAAAGCGGCCTGACATTCTGGGGCAGGAACCTGCTCGCCGAGGAGAAAGCAGCCCAGCAGCGCGACCGGCTCGACCAGACCAAGAACTTCCTGGAATCTCTCCAGGCCTACTCCTCGCCCGGCAAGCTTAAGAACTTCCGCTACGACGTCCAGGATGTGGAGCGTCACGAATACGGCCTGAAGGTTCTCTCGGAGATCGCGTCCCTGAGGGAGCTGGTGAGAGAGCTGGGCCCTGTGGCCTCCTATCTCTCCACCGCCGAGGCGGTGCTGCCCATTGACCACGAATGGGTGGAGCAGATGAAGAAGACCCGGGACGCGGTGCTCGTGCAGGTGTCGGACCCGTCCCAGCACACGTCCAGCACTTTCCGCCAGCAGACCCTGTGCAAGCTCACCGACCTCAAGAAGTCCTATGTGCAAGCCTATCTTGCCATGCACACCCGGGCCCGGCTAGGCGTGAACGAGGACAAACGCAAGAGCACGCTGATGGGCGACGAACGGCTCAAGACCCTCTCGAAGCTCTCCACCATCGACCTGATGCCGCGCCAGCACCTGATCGATTTCCAGAAACGCCTGGACGGCCTGAAGAGCTGCTCTACACTCACCGAGCAGGACCTCGACGCATCGCCGGTCTGCCCGCATTGCGGCTTCCGGCCCGGCACGGAGGCGCCTGCCGCACATGCCGCGGCCGAGCTCGAGCAGATGGACACGGAGCTGGACAAGCTCCTCGAGGAATGGACCCAGACGCTGCTGGACAACCTGGAGGACCCGACCACCCGCGTCAACTTCAACCTGCTCAAGCCCGAGCCCAGGAAGCTGGTGGATGTCTTCCTCAAGGAGCGGAAGCTGCCCGACGAAATTGGCCAGGATTTCATTCACGCCCTGAAGGAGGTGCTCTCAGGGCTGGTCAAGGTTGCGGTGAAGACCGAGGATCTGCGCATAGCCCTTATCAAGGGCGGCTCACCGGCGACGCTGGCGGAGATGAAGAAACGCTTCGAGGAATACCTCGATGAACTCACCAAGGGCAAAGAGCCCGGCAAGGTGAGAATCGTACTGGAGTAG
- the brxF gene encoding BREX-3 system P-loop-containing protein BrxF, which produces MAEPLVDQVLRKIREARELYHRLILVVCPAGSGKTGALWEVSASTSAPLVNVNLELSRRMLDLAKSQRARKLQRILGEIMGEATGELVLLDNIEILFDVHLEHDPLRLLQRLSRNKTIVAAWNGSIVDGYVNYAVPDHREYRRYPIRDFMVACPEMTT; this is translated from the coding sequence ATGGCTGAGCCATTGGTGGATCAGGTCCTGCGGAAGATCCGCGAGGCTCGCGAACTCTATCACCGCCTGATACTGGTGGTGTGCCCGGCGGGAAGCGGGAAGACGGGTGCCCTCTGGGAGGTGTCGGCCTCGACCTCCGCACCGCTCGTCAACGTCAATCTCGAGCTGTCTCGCCGGATGCTGGACCTCGCCAAAAGCCAACGGGCTCGGAAGCTACAGCGGATCTTGGGCGAAATCATGGGTGAAGCCACAGGCGAGCTGGTTTTGCTCGACAACATCGAGATCCTTTTCGATGTCCACCTGGAGCATGATCCTTTGCGTCTGCTTCAGAGATTGTCCCGGAACAAGACGATCGTGGCCGCCTGGAACGGATCCATCGTGGATGGTTATGTGAACTACGCCGTCCCAGACCACCGCGAATACCGTCGATACCCGATTCGCGATTTTATGGTGGCCTGTCCGGAGATGACGACATGA
- a CDS encoding DNA-binding protein, translating into MDEKPGAVLTIDGLSAYLKIPKSMLYKLVREGKVLCQKICPH; encoded by the coding sequence ATGGATGAGAAACCAGGTGCCGTCCTGACCATCGACGGGTTGTCTGCCTACCTGAAGATACCGAAGTCGATGCTCTACAAGCTCGTTCGGGAAGGCAAAGTCCTGTGCCAGAAGATTTGCCCCCATTGA